The nucleotide window CAAGCGGCTGGGCGCCTCGCCGCTGCCGCGCTGGGCGCTGATGACCGCCAAGACCGGTTCGGTGCTGGTGACCGAGGTGCTCCAGGTGGTGCTGCTGACCGTGGTGGCGCTGGCGCTGGGCTGGTCGCCGCACGGCGACCCGGTGTGGGTGGTGGTGCTGCTGGTGCTGGGCACCGCCGCGTTCTCCGGGCTGGGGCTGCTGATGGCGGGCACGCTGAAGGCGGAGGCCACGCTGGCCGCGGCCAACCTGGTCTTCCTGCTGCTGCTGGTCGGCGGCGGGGTGATCGTGCCGCTGTCGAAGTTCCCGCACGCGTTCGCCTCGGTGCTCCATCTGCTGCCGATCTCTGCGCTCTCCGACGGCCTGCGCGCGGTGCTGCGGGACGGCGCCGGGATGCCGTGGGGGGACGCCGGGATCCTGGCGGTGTGGGCGGTGCTGGGGCTCGCCGCGGCGGGCCGCCTCTTCCGCTGGGAGTAGCCCGGGCGCGCCGGGAGTAGCCCGGGCGCGCCACGCCACCCCCTCGTGAAAACGCGCACAAGCGTCGGCCTACGATGGTCGGGTGCCCAAGACACTCAACCCGTTCGTCCTCGTCGCCGAGCGGTGGCAGCCCTCCCGCAAGCTGGTCGAGCGGGCCGCGCTGGCCACCGTCGTGATGGCCGTGATCATCGTGGTCACCGGCGGCGTGGTCCGGCTGACCCAGTCCGGACTCGGCTGCTCGACCTGGCCGACGTGCACCCCGGAGAGCCTGACGCCCACCCCGGCGATGGGCATCAACGGCGCCATCGAGTTCACCAACCGGATGCTCACCTACGTGCTGTGCGCCATCGTCGGCCTGGCCATCGTGGCGGCGCGGTCCCGGGATCCGTGGCGGCGTGAGCTGACCCGGCTGGGGTGGGCGCAGTTCTGGATCGTGATGGGCAACGCGGTGCTCGGCGGCATCGTGGTG belongs to Streptantibioticus cattleyicolor NRRL 8057 = DSM 46488 and includes:
- a CDS encoding ABC transporter permease, with amino-acid sequence MIGAQTALETRMLLRNGEQLLLTVVIPTLLLVLFSAVRIVDTGAGKAVDFLAPGVLALAVMSTAFTGQAIATGFERRYGVLKRLGASPLPRWALMTAKTGSVLVTEVLQVVLLTVVALALGWSPHGDPVWVVVLLVLGTAAFSGLGLLMAGTLKAEATLAAANLVFLLLLVGGGVIVPLSKFPHAFASVLHLLPISALSDGLRAVLRDGAGMPWGDAGILAVWAVLGLAAAGRLFRWE